In one Methylocaldum szegediense genomic region, the following are encoded:
- a CDS encoding 4'-phosphopantetheinyl transferase family protein has protein sequence MKSQPNAIQRPSGNEVHVWHLNLAVTPVDQEALWNTLDPSERNRCSKFRSELHKQRFIATQGTLRTLMSRYLGLPPHTLRFERSEHGKPRLAGTEPDQGLVFNVSHSGDRALFAVGSDMALGVDIEVRRPLAHVDGLVERCFAPSERDRWQALPPSRQLAAFFDVWTCKEAFIKAVGRGLGLGLTRCILSPDEIPRWEEIPESCGPPDDWSLRKLNLGEDVSAALCARAPDIHWQLNDVDRFLR, from the coding sequence ATGAAGTCACAACCCAATGCGATCCAGAGGCCCAGTGGCAACGAAGTCCATGTTTGGCATTTGAACCTCGCCGTTACACCGGTCGATCAGGAGGCCCTTTGGAACACGCTCGATCCGAGCGAGCGCAACCGCTGCTCAAAGTTCCGTTCTGAGCTCCATAAGCAGCGTTTCATTGCGACGCAAGGGACATTGCGAACCCTAATGTCCCGATATCTGGGTTTACCACCGCATACGCTCAGATTCGAACGCAGCGAACACGGCAAACCGCGGTTGGCTGGAACGGAACCTGACCAGGGTTTGGTATTCAACGTTTCCCACTCCGGGGATCGGGCACTTTTTGCGGTGGGCTCGGACATGGCGCTCGGAGTCGACATCGAGGTCCGGCGTCCACTGGCGCACGTCGACGGTTTGGTCGAACGTTGTTTCGCCCCTTCCGAGCGCGATCGCTGGCAGGCGCTCCCCCCTTCTAGGCAGTTGGCAGCATTTTTTGATGTCTGGACGTGCAAGGAGGCGTTCATCAAGGCTGTAGGCCGGGGTCTGGGGCTCGGACTAACCCGATGCATCCTCTCGCCTGACGAAATTCCGCGCTGGGAAGAGATACCGGAATCGTGCGGTCCTCCCGACGACTGGTCACTACGGAAGTTGAATCTCGGCGAGGACGTCAGTGCCGCGCTCTGCGCCCGAGCACCGGATATTCACTGGCAATTAAACGACGTCGATCGATTTTTGCGGTGA